One genomic segment of Paenibacillus xylanexedens includes these proteins:
- a CDS encoding sensor histidine kinase yields MFTRLNVFTKITLLFVMLLILVLFLYTYSNRESVRVIEHEIQNNTMNHLSTFADSVESNIYQLSLYGMSIGQDSSIQEYQRPDYKDIPYERVKVGSAILEKMNLYNAASKWHSTITLYFPRMQKVISTDYYAYIPYRDDEFKEPLSQSWTYADNQFIWYTTDPTTAMARPGKARLITKISFPVHHLTALLNQNKLNNKGDPFMFHPDYGLISNSSGKETLNAILPSLKEAKLQASGGFSTTLNKTEYYVSYIQSKSLGWYYIDYVPMQQILKPITSSRNLFYASIAVLIVMSVVVLYTLYRSVQLPLLQLVKGTNRLSTGDFSVRLHHSARNEFSLLFARFNIMAQRIQELIENVYEEKLRSREATLKQLQSQINPHFLYNCLFYIKNMARMKNEKAVVAMALNLGEYYRYITRSEKDQATLREELTMVKNYLEIQSLRLERMHFTIEVPHDILDKTVPRLTLQPIIENAIIHGLEPKSQNGEIKIYADCKDDVYTITVEDSGLGMSDEQLEDLKNNLHKPLDENMGCGTWNVHQRLSFLYGDGSGLAYDHSALGGVKVNIVWHDNTNK; encoded by the coding sequence TTGTTCACACGCTTGAATGTCTTTACCAAAATTACACTGTTGTTTGTGATGCTGCTTATTCTGGTGCTGTTTCTCTATACATACTCGAACCGGGAAAGCGTGCGTGTTATCGAACACGAGATTCAGAACAATACGATGAATCATCTCTCGACATTTGCTGATTCAGTAGAATCCAACATTTACCAACTGTCATTGTATGGGATGTCTATTGGGCAAGATTCGAGTATTCAGGAATATCAACGTCCCGACTACAAGGACATTCCCTATGAACGTGTGAAAGTTGGAAGTGCCATTCTGGAGAAGATGAATCTGTACAACGCAGCAAGCAAATGGCATTCGACCATCACACTATACTTCCCAAGGATGCAAAAAGTGATATCAACGGATTATTATGCTTACATTCCGTACAGGGATGATGAATTTAAGGAGCCTCTCTCGCAATCCTGGACCTATGCTGACAATCAGTTTATCTGGTACACTACCGATCCAACGACAGCGATGGCGAGACCTGGCAAAGCCAGATTGATTACCAAAATCAGTTTTCCAGTTCATCACTTAACTGCACTTCTTAATCAAAACAAGTTAAATAATAAAGGCGACCCGTTCATGTTCCATCCCGATTATGGATTAATCAGCAATAGTTCTGGAAAGGAGACCTTGAACGCAATCCTGCCTTCCCTGAAAGAAGCAAAACTGCAGGCCAGCGGTGGCTTCAGTACAACGTTGAACAAAACGGAATATTACGTCTCCTACATTCAATCCAAGAGCCTCGGCTGGTATTATATTGACTATGTGCCTATGCAGCAGATTTTGAAACCGATTACGAGCAGCCGGAATCTTTTTTACGCTTCAATTGCCGTTCTGATCGTGATGAGCGTTGTAGTATTATATACACTCTACCGAAGTGTACAGCTTCCACTCTTACAGTTGGTGAAAGGGACAAATCGCTTGTCCACCGGGGACTTTTCCGTTCGGCTTCATCATTCTGCACGCAATGAGTTCAGCTTGTTATTTGCACGTTTCAACATCATGGCTCAACGAATTCAAGAATTAATCGAGAATGTATATGAGGAGAAATTAAGAAGTCGGGAAGCCACGCTCAAACAGTTGCAATCGCAGATTAATCCGCATTTTCTATATAACTGTCTGTTCTATATCAAGAACATGGCCCGAATGAAAAATGAAAAGGCCGTAGTAGCCATGGCACTGAATCTGGGAGAGTATTACCGATACATAACCAGGTCCGAAAAGGATCAAGCCACGCTTCGTGAAGAGCTGACAATGGTCAAAAATTATTTGGAAATCCAGTCACTTCGTCTGGAACGGATGCATTTTACAATCGAAGTGCCCCATGATATTTTAGATAAAACGGTTCCCAGACTGACCCTGCAGCCTATCATTGAGAACGCTATCATTCATGGCTTGGAGCCCAAATCACAGAACGGTGAGATCAAAATTTATGCGGACTGCAAGGATGATGTATACACGATTACAGTGGAAGACAGCGGACTGGGCATGTCTGATGAACAACTTGAGGACTTGAAAAATAATCTTCACAAACCCCTTGATGAGAACATGGGTTGCGGTACATGGAACGTCCATCAGCGTTTATCATTTCTGTATGGTGATGGATCAGGACTTGCCTATGATCATTCTGCATTGGGTGGTGTAAAAGTTAACATCGTATGGCACGACAATACTAACAAGTAG
- a CDS encoding ABC transporter permease: protein MKEHTLETPHKRRSTRVKQRWNMQRNWTLHMMLIPAVLLALVFQYIPMGGIVIAFQDFKPYLGFSESKWVGWDNFRYLFLYPDVGQVIWNTLVIAFFKIIAGLFAPFLFAILLNEVRLTAFKRVSQTLVYLPHFLSWVILGGILLDILSPQGGMVNQLVVAFGGEPIFFLGDGTWFRITLILSDVWKEFGFGTIVFLASLSGINPALYEAAEVDGANRFKQTLHITIPALMPITIVLMTLSIGNILNAGFDQVFNLYNPLVYDKGDIIDTFVYRLGILNGKMSFATAVGLFKSVVATILIVISYRMAYKLANYRVF from the coding sequence GTGAAGGAACATACGTTAGAAACGCCGCATAAACGGCGCTCCACCAGGGTTAAACAGCGCTGGAATATGCAACGGAACTGGACCTTGCATATGATGCTCATTCCAGCTGTATTGCTGGCACTGGTGTTTCAGTACATACCGATGGGCGGCATTGTAATTGCTTTTCAGGATTTCAAACCATACTTGGGATTTTCTGAATCCAAATGGGTGGGTTGGGACAATTTCCGATATTTATTCTTATATCCGGACGTAGGTCAGGTGATCTGGAATACGCTGGTCATTGCATTTTTCAAAATCATCGCAGGACTATTCGCTCCATTCCTGTTTGCCATTTTGCTCAATGAAGTACGCTTGACGGCATTCAAGAGAGTAAGTCAAACGCTTGTGTATCTACCGCATTTCCTATCATGGGTTATTCTCGGTGGTATTCTGCTCGATATCCTGTCTCCTCAGGGCGGCATGGTCAACCAGCTTGTCGTAGCCTTTGGAGGAGAACCGATCTTCTTCCTGGGAGACGGTACATGGTTCCGGATAACGCTGATCCTCAGTGATGTGTGGAAAGAATTTGGTTTTGGTACGATCGTATTTCTGGCTTCTCTCTCAGGAATTAATCCTGCACTCTACGAGGCTGCCGAGGTGGATGGGGCCAACCGATTTAAACAGACGCTACACATTACGATTCCGGCATTAATGCCGATTACAATCGTGCTGATGACACTCTCTATCGGCAATATCCTGAACGCCGGTTTTGATCAGGTATTCAACTTGTACAATCCGCTTGTGTATGACAAAGGCGACATCATTGACACCTTTGTATATCGACTCGGGATTCTGAACGGGAAGATGAGTTTTGCCACAGCAGTAGGGTTGTTCAAATCTGTGGTTGCTACCATTTTGATTGTTATATCTTACAGAATGGCTTACAAACTAGCTAATTATCGAGTTTTCTAG
- a CDS encoding carbohydrate binding domain-containing protein gives MRKGLACMVAWSLMASLVYPATAGAESVQGQAEVGNVQAKSLHFSVPYTDLTGHWSQSAVTRLQDLNLLKGYTDGTFKPSQVISRAEFVMILDRAFGFTGNAATGSYADMTSDDWYYDVMVRANGSGIIEGTDREHLSPQQPITRQDAAVMVDRAFQLSAVTNEESEQLKFQDADDISGYAKKALTYLVTENILKGFQGKLNPKSPITRAETATMLSAMIADVKSAPGIYESRVDGNLIINSTDVMLKNMTVNGNLLLAEGIGEGSVVLQGVTVTGSVIIKGGGSHSININNSKLNRVVVDKRGEPVRISITEESNIQEMHVKQKSILEISSNSLIDSMNIHAEASQTRMDTKGTIQKLSVDADDVVINGEKVKQGLRTSMVDETQQPASSQPGGSTNVTSTPTPSSPDGQSPSTPSTPSNPAGEKPVPATTIPHDQWELVWNDEFNGPSIDASKWTVQDTGLVYNNEMQYYSPDNTRITKDQKRSVLQIEAKKGLKNGKDYSSGKLISMGKGDWTYGKVVVRAKLPIEKGMWPAIWMMPTDEAHYGGWPASGEIDIMELIGGKESNNKVYSTLHYDSVKPDGSHGHDQGSLTLPKGETFTDDYHDFQVEWLPGMIRFYVDGKLHHEVTNWQTKAAGQPEYYTFPAPFDRPFYLILNLAVGGDWPGAPESNFTSEKMNVDFVRVYSYKNLDTWPDVTTNPIEPAQQREPQTDGNQIYNDRFAEGSEDNGVPLQWKFITNADGAGSVKVVTDEQKGKAAQVTIDASGTENYSVQLTQMPMYIKKNKKYKIQFDAKASANRTIMSKLNQFEKSWTNYSGDNTFALTTDWQSYDYTFNMRDGTDNNARFEFNLGLDDTTVWFANVRLIEVGEADPLTVERNALPDGNFIYNGTFDQGKERLGFWSSSIQDSAAANISVNNFSKFPIMERQLVVDVTQTNNDPQQVSVNQPDLKLEANTTYGFSLDAKADTPRSIDIDVVSSNGHTVQVHQGQNLSLNQEMKTFTGEIIIGDGAPIAQSELRLLFGSSEGKVYVDNVRLTKRGKPLSVNGYAHVPATEAWMMQGLQLEDSVEGGKHVSYMDQGDLLQYKIDVAHDGVYVLSARMASGKSDSKVQFSIQDEQGTTVAQSDLSLGDTGGWQAYKTVYFPGVNLTAGKPYYVNFEGADYNTRWVDISQNKIQNSELTADLNHWELIPNDLTASHDEGAGLTVNLPGTSEHWWDALLQQGQIKLDANKTYRLTFEASASSPKSMQAVLSQNAGDFVKYFEEEVELTADQKSYTYTFTMGDSSDSAALLAFGLGYPLSTGEHSIHINNVQLYEVNPNADQGGQPAHVNLIPNGDFSKGKEGWFTHADGNAADLEMQVSNQQLQTKIGYAGQHPWDRQVINEGFGIQQGFKYKLTFKAKAEKSRKLGLGIGWVDAAANYEWHGFFGARVDLTPEEQEFTFTFDATEDSYANTRISFDLGNIDGEQDGNTTVSLSEVSLINLGPAN, from the coding sequence ATGAGAAAAGGACTGGCATGTATGGTGGCATGGAGTTTAATGGCTTCTCTCGTTTATCCAGCAACTGCTGGAGCAGAAAGTGTACAGGGTCAAGCGGAGGTGGGAAATGTGCAGGCGAAAAGCCTGCACTTCTCTGTTCCCTATACAGACCTGACGGGGCATTGGTCACAATCTGCAGTTACACGGTTGCAAGACTTGAATTTATTGAAAGGTTATACGGACGGTACGTTCAAGCCCAGTCAGGTCATTAGCCGAGCTGAATTCGTGATGATTCTGGATCGGGCCTTTGGTTTCACCGGTAATGCGGCGACTGGTTCATATGCGGATATGACTTCAGACGATTGGTACTATGACGTGATGGTACGAGCGAATGGTTCTGGCATCATCGAAGGGACAGACCGTGAACATCTGTCACCACAACAACCGATTACACGCCAAGATGCAGCGGTTATGGTAGATCGAGCTTTTCAACTTTCAGCGGTTACAAATGAAGAAAGTGAACAATTGAAATTTCAGGATGCAGATGATATTTCCGGTTATGCAAAGAAAGCGCTTACCTATCTGGTGACCGAAAATATTCTTAAAGGCTTCCAAGGTAAATTAAATCCCAAATCCCCGATTACACGAGCAGAGACGGCAACAATGTTGTCGGCGATGATTGCTGATGTGAAAAGTGCTCCTGGTATATATGAGTCCCGGGTGGATGGCAACTTGATTATTAATTCAACGGATGTCATGTTGAAAAATATGACTGTTAATGGAAATCTGCTGCTGGCAGAAGGCATTGGTGAAGGATCTGTTGTTCTTCAGGGCGTAACTGTCACAGGAAGTGTCATCATTAAAGGCGGAGGCAGTCATTCCATCAACATTAACAACTCCAAGCTGAATCGAGTAGTCGTTGACAAACGTGGGGAACCCGTCAGAATCTCCATTACGGAAGAAAGTAACATTCAGGAGATGCATGTAAAGCAGAAATCCATTCTGGAGATCTCTTCAAACAGCCTGATTGATTCCATGAATATTCATGCAGAAGCGAGTCAGACTCGAATGGATACCAAAGGTACGATCCAAAAATTGAGTGTAGATGCCGATGATGTGGTGATCAACGGAGAGAAAGTAAAACAAGGATTGCGCACATCCATGGTGGATGAAACCCAACAACCTGCTTCATCGCAGCCTGGTGGTTCAACAAATGTGACAAGTACACCCACACCATCTTCTCCAGACGGGCAATCACCGTCTACACCATCAACACCAAGCAATCCTGCGGGCGAAAAACCGGTTCCAGCAACAACGATTCCGCATGATCAATGGGAGCTGGTCTGGAATGATGAGTTTAACGGACCTTCGATTGATGCTTCCAAATGGACCGTGCAGGATACAGGACTCGTTTATAACAATGAAATGCAATATTACAGCCCGGATAACACTCGTATTACAAAAGATCAGAAACGAAGCGTGTTGCAGATTGAAGCAAAAAAGGGTCTGAAAAACGGTAAAGATTACAGCTCTGGCAAACTGATCTCCATGGGAAAAGGAGACTGGACCTACGGTAAAGTAGTTGTACGTGCAAAGCTTCCGATTGAAAAAGGCATGTGGCCTGCCATATGGATGATGCCAACAGATGAAGCACATTATGGTGGATGGCCTGCCTCTGGTGAAATCGATATTATGGAGTTAATTGGTGGCAAAGAGAGTAATAACAAGGTATATAGCACATTGCATTATGACAGTGTGAAGCCTGACGGCTCCCATGGACATGATCAGGGAAGTCTTACTCTTCCGAAGGGAGAAACTTTCACTGACGATTATCATGATTTCCAGGTGGAATGGTTGCCGGGTATGATTCGTTTCTATGTGGATGGTAAGCTGCACCATGAAGTGACCAACTGGCAAACGAAGGCCGCGGGCCAACCCGAGTATTATACGTTCCCTGCACCATTTGATCGTCCATTCTATCTGATTCTGAATCTGGCAGTTGGAGGAGACTGGCCGGGGGCACCTGAAAGCAACTTCACTTCCGAAAAGATGAATGTTGATTTTGTGCGTGTATATTCTTACAAAAATCTAGACACATGGCCTGATGTAACAACAAATCCCATCGAGCCTGCGCAACAGCGGGAACCACAAACCGATGGCAATCAAATCTACAATGATCGTTTTGCGGAAGGGTCTGAAGACAATGGAGTGCCTCTTCAGTGGAAATTCATCACAAATGCTGATGGAGCTGGCAGTGTCAAAGTTGTAACGGATGAGCAGAAAGGGAAAGCAGCACAAGTTACCATTGATGCATCGGGTACTGAAAACTACTCGGTTCAACTGACTCAGATGCCGATGTACATCAAGAAAAACAAAAAGTACAAGATACAATTTGATGCGAAAGCATCTGCTAACCGTACAATCATGTCCAAACTGAATCAATTTGAAAAAAGTTGGACCAATTATTCGGGTGATAACACCTTTGCACTCACGACAGATTGGCAATCCTATGACTATACCTTCAATATGCGGGATGGCACGGATAACAATGCCAGATTCGAATTTAATCTGGGGTTGGATGATACAACCGTTTGGTTTGCCAATGTCAGGCTGATCGAGGTGGGTGAAGCTGATCCGTTAACTGTCGAACGAAACGCGCTACCTGATGGCAACTTTATTTACAATGGCACATTCGATCAAGGCAAGGAGCGTCTGGGATTCTGGTCAAGCAGCATTCAGGACAGTGCGGCAGCCAATATAAGTGTAAATAACTTTTCGAAATTCCCAATTATGGAGCGTCAACTGGTTGTTGATGTTACTCAAACGAATAATGACCCACAACAAGTTTCGGTGAACCAACCGGATTTGAAACTGGAAGCGAATACAACGTATGGTTTCTCCTTAGATGCCAAGGCAGACACACCGCGAAGTATCGACATTGATGTTGTCAGCAGTAATGGGCATACAGTACAGGTTCATCAAGGGCAAAACCTCTCCTTGAACCAAGAAATGAAAACATTCACTGGAGAAATCATCATTGGAGATGGAGCACCAATCGCACAATCCGAGTTAAGACTGTTATTCGGCAGTTCTGAAGGTAAGGTATATGTGGACAATGTTCGTCTGACGAAACGCGGCAAACCTCTGTCAGTGAATGGCTACGCCCATGTACCTGCAACCGAAGCCTGGATGATGCAGGGCTTACAACTGGAGGACTCCGTAGAAGGAGGAAAACATGTCAGTTACATGGATCAGGGAGATCTGCTGCAATATAAAATCGATGTAGCTCACGACGGAGTATATGTTCTGTCTGCCCGAATGGCAAGTGGAAAAAGTGATTCCAAGGTTCAGTTCAGCATTCAGGATGAACAAGGGACAACCGTTGCACAATCAGACCTGAGTCTCGGAGACACGGGTGGATGGCAAGCATATAAAACGGTGTATTTTCCAGGGGTTAACTTGACAGCAGGCAAACCCTATTATGTGAATTTTGAAGGAGCAGATTATAATACACGTTGGGTGGATATTTCACAAAACAAAATTCAGAACAGTGAGCTAACAGCTGATCTGAATCATTGGGAGCTAATTCCTAATGATCTAACAGCCTCACATGACGAGGGCGCAGGATTAACGGTTAATTTGCCTGGTACAAGTGAACATTGGTGGGATGCTTTGTTGCAACAAGGGCAGATCAAACTTGATGCAAACAAAACGTACCGACTTACCTTCGAGGCATCTGCTTCAAGTCCTAAATCCATGCAAGCGGTTCTTTCTCAGAATGCAGGGGATTTTGTGAAGTATTTTGAAGAAGAAGTGGAATTAACCGCAGATCAAAAGTCATATACTTACACCTTCACTATGGGGGATAGCTCCGATTCGGCAGCTTTGCTTGCATTTGGATTAGGATATCCGCTATCTACAGGTGAACACTCGATTCACATCAATAACGTGCAATTATATGAAGTTAATCCGAATGCAGATCAAGGAGGTCAGCCAGCTCATGTTAACCTTATTCCTAATGGAGACTTCTCCAAAGGTAAGGAAGGTTGGTTTACCCACGCGGATGGTAATGCAGCGGACCTTGAGATGCAAGTTAGCAATCAACAGCTTCAAACCAAGATTGGTTATGCAGGCCAGCATCCATGGGATCGTCAAGTCATCAATGAAGGATTCGGCATACAGCAAGGTTTTAAATATAAATTAACGTTTAAAGCCAAAGCGGAGAAGTCCAGGAAATTGGGTTTGGGGATTGGATGGGTCGATGCAGCTGCCAACTATGAATGGCATGGGTTCTTTGGGGCACGAGTTGATTTGACCCCAGAAGAACAGGAGTTCACGTTTACATTTGATGCAACAGAAGACAGCTATGCGAATACTCGAATTTCATTTGATCTGGGTAACATTGATGGTGAGCAAGATGGCAACACAACCGTCTCATTGTCCGAAGTTAGCTTGATTAATCTGGGTCCTGCCAATTAA
- a CDS encoding carbohydrate ABC transporter permease — protein MYYKTKGYRIFSIANYTFLGILSILCILPIIHILAVSFSSMAPASSNLVTFWPIGFTTDAYVKTFGNSNFINSLIVSLKRTVIATIIGMVIMLLTAFPLSKEDISFKGRSLYTWFFVFTILFSGGLIPSYILIQKLGLMNTIWALILPGALSVWNVILMMNFFRGLPKELEEAAYLDGAGHIKTLILVYVPLSLPAIATLSLFTMVYQWNSWFDGMIYMSDIKNYPLASLLQTIIVQQDLSKINVDPSMLENISQRTVRAAQIFIGALPILMVYPFLQRFFVKGIVIGAVKE, from the coding sequence TTGTATTATAAAACAAAAGGATACCGCATATTCAGCATCGCTAACTATACTTTTCTTGGGATATTATCGATACTCTGCATTTTACCAATTATTCATATATTGGCTGTTTCATTCAGCAGTATGGCGCCAGCATCATCAAACCTGGTTACCTTCTGGCCCATCGGGTTCACAACGGACGCATATGTAAAAACATTCGGGAATTCAAACTTCATCAACTCCTTGATCGTATCACTTAAACGGACTGTAATTGCGACGATCATTGGTATGGTCATCATGCTCTTAACCGCATTTCCGTTGTCGAAGGAAGACATCAGTTTTAAAGGTCGCTCCTTATATACGTGGTTTTTCGTATTTACCATTTTGTTCAGCGGCGGTTTGATTCCAAGTTACATTCTGATCCAGAAGCTTGGCTTGATGAATACAATCTGGGCGCTTATTCTGCCTGGCGCACTGTCCGTGTGGAACGTTATTCTCATGATGAACTTCTTCCGCGGTCTGCCCAAAGAACTTGAGGAAGCAGCTTATTTGGATGGAGCAGGTCATATCAAAACGTTGATTCTGGTCTACGTACCGCTTTCACTTCCAGCTATCGCAACCTTGTCCTTATTTACGATGGTGTATCAGTGGAACTCCTGGTTCGACGGCATGATCTATATGTCTGATATTAAAAATTATCCACTTGCTTCTCTATTACAGACCATTATTGTTCAGCAAGATCTCAGCAAAATCAACGTCGATCCTTCCATGTTGGAGAATATCTCGCAGCGAACCGTACGCGCAGCACAGATCTTTATCGGCGCGCTTCCGATCCTGATGGTATACCCGTTTTTACAACGTTTCTTCGTTAAGGGGATCGTTATTGGAGCAGTCAAGGAATAG
- a CDS encoding MerR family transcriptional regulator: MSDEITISELAKLMKVSVHQIRYFEEKGVLNPAYIAENQYRMYGVDEIYRLSHILLLRKMGLSVQMIKECLSNLTTIQITSLFRQALADTEAAITQLQHTKHLISKLLHEKEHIPLEDQVTYYIVTREEIHLSLWFHMEAQGYLQARQLTQHKGNIPNLFEADIHYAYDETDTVGIYTQKEGANDLVLPRGKYLSRHVYVQIEAELKEHINEFYAYAEHQGYPYHGPLIMVEKSYLSLFTPEKLHYELLLQMIE; this comes from the coding sequence TTGAGTGATGAAATTACGATTAGCGAGCTGGCAAAGCTGATGAAAGTCTCTGTACATCAAATTCGATACTTCGAAGAAAAAGGGGTGTTGAACCCTGCTTATATAGCAGAAAACCAATACAGGATGTATGGGGTAGATGAAATTTACCGTCTATCTCATATTTTGTTGCTTCGCAAAATGGGACTGTCTGTTCAAATGATCAAGGAATGTTTGAGTAATCTGACAACCATTCAAATCACATCATTATTTCGCCAAGCGTTGGCAGACACGGAAGCAGCTATCACTCAGCTTCAGCACACAAAGCACCTTATCAGCAAGTTGTTGCATGAGAAAGAGCATATTCCGCTTGAGGATCAAGTGACTTATTATATTGTTACTCGTGAGGAGATTCACTTATCACTGTGGTTCCATATGGAAGCGCAAGGGTACTTGCAAGCAAGGCAACTGACCCAACATAAAGGAAACATTCCCAATCTATTTGAAGCCGACATCCATTATGCGTACGACGAGACGGACACCGTAGGAATTTATACACAAAAGGAGGGAGCGAACGATTTAGTTTTGCCTAGAGGAAAATACCTTTCTCGTCATGTATATGTACAAATTGAAGCTGAACTCAAAGAACATATCAACGAATTTTATGCTTATGCAGAACACCAGGGCTATCCGTATCACGGTCCACTTATTATGGTAGAGAAATCTTATTTATCTTTATTCACACCAGAAAAGCTTCATTATGAGCTATTGTTACAAATGATCGAGTAG
- a CDS encoding NCS2 family permease gives MDKWFKLKERGTTIPTEIIAGVTTFFTMVYIVIVNPGILSSTGMDFNGVFIATVLASIVGTLIMGIWSNYPIVIAPGMGLNAFFAYSVVAGYGVSWQVALGAVFIAGILFIILSLTSFRYMLLDAIPASLKHAITAGIGLFITTVGLQNAGIIADSESNLITIGNLAEPMAYLTIIGLIITVVLMAYNVKGYLFIGMVVTAILAWIMGLFQMPESIVSMPQGLASTALQLDLAGVFSNGLYTIIFTFLLITLFDTTGTMLGVAEQAGLLKDGKFPRSRGALLADAVGTTSGALLGTSPTSAYIESSTGVAAGGRTGLTAVTVSVLLALTLFFTPIVSVISSIPAITSPALIIVGYFMINVISKIKWDDLEEAFPAFLIIILTPLTHSIATGIGVGFIFYPVLKLLRGKGKDVHPIFYIFAVLFFIQLVFLDH, from the coding sequence ATGGACAAATGGTTCAAACTTAAAGAACGAGGCACGACTATCCCCACAGAAATTATCGCAGGGGTTACAACATTCTTCACAATGGTATACATAGTTATCGTAAACCCAGGAATACTCAGCAGCACAGGCATGGACTTTAACGGAGTATTCATAGCAACGGTACTTGCAAGTATTGTGGGAACTCTGATTATGGGAATATGGTCCAATTATCCAATCGTCATCGCGCCGGGTATGGGCCTGAATGCATTCTTTGCCTATAGCGTAGTTGCCGGATATGGCGTATCTTGGCAGGTTGCACTGGGAGCCGTATTCATAGCAGGGATTTTGTTTATTATTTTATCACTGACTTCATTCCGTTACATGTTGCTAGATGCAATTCCTGCTAGCTTAAAACATGCCATAACCGCAGGGATCGGATTGTTTATTACAACGGTAGGTTTGCAAAATGCCGGGATTATTGCCGATTCAGAATCGAATTTGATTACGATCGGAAACTTGGCTGAGCCGATGGCTTATCTGACTATTATCGGATTGATTATTACCGTTGTGCTGATGGCTTACAATGTGAAAGGTTACCTGTTCATCGGAATGGTGGTAACAGCGATACTTGCCTGGATCATGGGACTATTCCAAATGCCTGAATCGATTGTATCCATGCCGCAAGGCCTCGCTTCAACGGCTTTGCAACTGGATCTGGCAGGGGTATTCTCGAATGGTTTATATACGATCATATTTACCTTCTTGTTGATCACACTGTTTGATACGACGGGCACGATGCTCGGCGTTGCTGAACAAGCAGGATTGCTTAAGGATGGTAAATTTCCACGCTCGCGTGGCGCATTATTGGCAGATGCCGTAGGAACAACCTCAGGTGCTTTGCTCGGAACAAGTCCAACATCGGCTTACATCGAATCCAGCACAGGGGTAGCTGCAGGAGGAAGAACGGGACTGACCGCTGTAACGGTAAGTGTGCTGCTTGCGCTGACGTTGTTCTTCACACCGATCGTAAGTGTAATATCAAGCATTCCGGCGATCACTTCTCCGGCACTGATCATTGTTGGATACTTTATGATTAACGTTATCAGCAAAATCAAATGGGATGATCTCGAAGAAGCATTTCCTGCCTTCCTGATTATCATCCTTACTCCATTGACGCATAGTATTGCGACAGGCATCGGCGTAGGTTTCATCTTTTATCCGGTACTCAAGCTGCTTCGTGGAAAAGGTAAAGATGTTCATCCAATCTTCTACATTTTTGCGGTATTGTTCTTCATTCAGCTTGTGTTCCTGGACCACTAA
- a CDS encoding alpha/beta hydrolase, with translation MAEAVDVTTTGTKGRKKRNLWLKIIGGIVGALVLFMGITFVVHTISNGAEKKKIESYGQYVNVDGKNMNVSIQGSGEQTIVLLPGQGTPSPVLDFKLLIDELTSDYKVVAIEPFGYGLSDQTETERTTENIVSEIHEAVQQLGIDRYILMGHSITGLYAATYVNTYPDEVSAFVGIDSSVPNQPGMDVKLPLNLMKFLQKSGLMRVLNKVSGDSYASLDYDEHTKEQMKLISNQVSTNPTLVDELKHLGSNFKNGEKLTYPRDLPMLLFVQSNNEQNPQWIPLHEEQVKQSAQGKMIPMEGSHYLHHTKYKEIAEEFKSYMKQIQ, from the coding sequence ATGGCAGAAGCAGTGGATGTAACAACAACGGGGACTAAGGGCCGTAAAAAACGGAACTTATGGTTGAAAATAATAGGTGGTATTGTCGGCGCGCTGGTGCTGTTCATGGGCATCACGTTTGTCGTTCATACGATAAGTAATGGGGCAGAGAAAAAGAAAATCGAATCGTACGGCCAATATGTCAATGTTGATGGGAAGAATATGAATGTATCCATTCAAGGTAGCGGCGAACAAACCATCGTGTTACTTCCCGGACAAGGAACACCGTCACCAGTACTTGATTTCAAATTGTTAATCGATGAATTAACTTCTGATTACAAAGTTGTGGCGATTGAGCCTTTTGGTTATGGGTTAAGTGACCAAACCGAAACGGAGAGAACCACCGAGAATATTGTTAGTGAAATTCATGAAGCTGTACAGCAGCTCGGTATAGATCGTTATATTCTGATGGGGCATTCCATCACGGGACTGTACGCGGCGACTTATGTGAACACGTATCCGGATGAAGTCTCTGCTTTTGTCGGGATCGATAGCAGTGTTCCAAATCAACCTGGCATGGATGTTAAATTACCTTTGAACTTAATGAAATTCCTTCAAAAATCAGGCTTAATGAGAGTACTCAATAAAGTGAGTGGTGATTCATATGCATCACTTGACTATGATGAACATACCAAAGAACAGATGAAGTTGATTTCGAATCAAGTCTCGACAAATCCGACATTAGTAGATGAGCTTAAACATCTGGGTTCCAATTTCAAAAATGGAGAAAAACTCACTTACCCTCGTGATCTGCCGATGCTGCTCTTCGTTCAATCCAATAACGAGCAAAATCCTCAGTGGATTCCATTACATGAGGAGCAAGTGAAACAATCCGCACAGGGAAAAATGATCCCGATGGAAGGTTCACATTACCTGCATCATACGAAATACAAAGAAATTGCCGAGGAATTCAAATCTTACATGAAACAAATTCAATAG